One Citricoccus sp. K5 DNA window includes the following coding sequences:
- a CDS encoding DUF368 domain-containing protein, with protein MSRADDSAGPTAGPTAGPTALNRPGDPADHPTPDSAPDSGGPAVPAERPTSLLGNLVRGALIGAVETVPGVSGGTVALVVGIYHHIIDSAAHVISAVRRLITGPDRRAGAAEHLRLVHWRVVVPVGLAMVLAVFTVAGPMADAMENHPVMMRALFFGMVLASVAVPFRMMLQGLATERFRRVAVGRDPAEVRLRPIHLIGGLAAAAATFLLVSLPPASVEAHPLVLVPAAMVAVSALVLPGLSGSFLLLTFGLYEPTLRAVDELDLAYLGVFALGMALGMVVVVKLLKWLLDHHHTITLALLTGVMIGGLRTLWPWQDEARALFTPGDDAGPAALLALAGFAVVALLLVVDARVQRRFLREHDAHAGAVRG; from the coding sequence ATGTCCCGTGCCGATGACTCCGCCGGCCCGACCGCCGGTCCCACCGCCGGCCCGACCGCGCTGAACCGACCCGGCGACCCAGCCGACCACCCGACTCCAGACTCGGCCCCAGACTCCGGCGGACCGGCAGTCCCGGCCGAGCGGCCGACGTCGTTGCTGGGCAACCTGGTCCGCGGGGCGCTGATCGGCGCGGTGGAGACGGTCCCGGGCGTCTCCGGCGGCACGGTGGCGCTCGTGGTGGGGATCTATCACCACATCATCGACTCCGCGGCGCACGTGATCTCCGCGGTCCGCCGGCTCATCACCGGCCCGGACCGGCGGGCCGGCGCCGCCGAGCACCTGCGCCTGGTCCACTGGCGGGTGGTCGTCCCCGTGGGGCTCGCCATGGTGCTGGCCGTGTTCACGGTGGCCGGGCCCATGGCCGACGCCATGGAGAACCACCCCGTGATGATGCGCGCGCTGTTCTTCGGCATGGTGCTGGCCTCCGTGGCCGTGCCGTTCCGGATGATGCTGCAGGGCCTGGCCACCGAGCGGTTCCGGCGCGTCGCCGTGGGCCGGGACCCCGCGGAGGTCCGTCTGCGGCCGATCCACCTGATCGGCGGGCTGGCCGCCGCAGCGGCCACCTTCCTGCTGGTCTCCCTGCCGCCGGCCTCGGTCGAGGCCCATCCGCTGGTGCTGGTGCCCGCGGCCATGGTTGCCGTCTCCGCCCTCGTGCTGCCGGGACTCTCCGGCTCGTTCCTGCTGCTGACGTTCGGCCTCTACGAGCCCACGCTGCGCGCCGTGGACGAGCTCGACCTCGCCTACCTGGGCGTCTTCGCCCTCGGCATGGCACTGGGCATGGTGGTGGTGGTGAAGCTGCTCAAGTGGCTGCTGGACCACCACCACACCATCACCCTGGCCCTGCTGACCGGCGTCATGATCGGTGGGCTGCGGACCCTCTGGCCCTGGCAGGATGAGGCGCGGGCGCTCTTCACCCCCGGGGACGACGCCGGCCCGGCCGCCCTGCTGGCCCTGGCCGGTTTCGCGGTGGTCGCCCTCCTGCTGGTGGTGGACGCCCGGGTGCAGCGGCGGTTCCTGCGCGAGCACGACGCGCACGCCGGCGCCGTGAGGGGCTGA
- a CDS encoding ABC transporter ATP-binding protein, whose amino-acid sequence MSAGEKTSGDTGPILDVAGLTVAFPGVGEVLRGVDLHLEPGRCLAVVGGSGAGKSVLARSLVGLAGEGGAPAAVAAERFTVAGQDLARADARRWRRLRGAEVGFVLQDALQSLDPLRTVGAEVGESLQLRGTRRPERSRRVLQALAHAGLDEPETRAAQRSGELSGGMRQRALIASAIVSEPRLLITDEPTTALDATVARGVLELLGRLRDEGTAVLLVTHDLGAVARLADDVVVLDGGRVVESGSADEVLGQPAHPVTRALVAAVPRGPGRRTQAPGPPPEDVPEVLRASGLRRRYRLPGGGTVDALDGVDLTVRRGQALGVVGESGSGKSTLARILVAAERADAGRVELAGEPWSELPERHRRSRRHLVRLVPQDPLGSFDPRWDGGRILRTALRLSGSARTPTELLELVRLPASALHRSPRSLSGGQRQRLAIARALAAAPAVLVLDEPVSALDVTVQASILETLADLQERTGTALVLISHDLAVIRQVCDTVAVMHRGLIVEQGPVEQVWAHPNAPFTRALLEARPPLP is encoded by the coding sequence ATGAGCGCGGGCGAGAAGACGAGCGGGGACACGGGCCCGATCCTGGACGTCGCCGGGCTCACCGTCGCCTTCCCGGGTGTCGGCGAGGTGCTGCGGGGAGTGGACCTGCACCTGGAGCCGGGGCGCTGCCTGGCCGTGGTCGGCGGGTCCGGGGCCGGCAAGTCCGTGCTGGCGCGCAGCCTGGTCGGGCTGGCCGGGGAGGGCGGCGCACCGGCCGCGGTGGCCGCCGAGCGGTTCACGGTGGCCGGGCAGGACCTGGCGAGGGCGGACGCCCGGCGGTGGCGGCGGCTGCGAGGCGCCGAGGTGGGATTCGTGCTGCAGGACGCCCTGCAGTCGCTCGACCCGCTGCGCACCGTGGGCGCCGAGGTGGGCGAGTCCCTGCAACTGCGCGGGACCCGCCGGCCGGAACGCAGCCGCCGGGTGCTGCAGGCCCTGGCCCACGCCGGACTGGACGAGCCGGAGACGCGGGCCGCCCAGCGTTCCGGGGAGCTGTCCGGCGGGATGCGGCAGCGCGCGCTCATCGCCTCGGCGATCGTCTCCGAGCCGCGGCTGCTGATCACGGACGAGCCGACCACCGCCCTGGACGCCACGGTGGCCCGGGGCGTGCTCGAACTGCTCGGGCGTCTGCGGGACGAGGGGACGGCCGTGCTGCTCGTGACCCACGACCTCGGCGCGGTGGCGCGGCTGGCCGACGACGTGGTGGTGCTGGACGGCGGCCGCGTGGTCGAATCCGGCAGCGCGGACGAGGTGCTGGGCCAGCCGGCCCACCCCGTCACCCGGGCGCTCGTGGCCGCCGTCCCGCGGGGTCCGGGACGGCGGACGCAGGCACCGGGCCCACCGCCGGAGGACGTGCCGGAGGTGCTGCGCGCCTCGGGGCTGCGTCGGCGCTACCGGCTGCCCGGCGGCGGAACGGTGGACGCCCTCGACGGCGTGGACCTGACCGTGCGCCGCGGCCAGGCGCTCGGGGTGGTCGGGGAGTCCGGCAGCGGGAAGTCCACGCTGGCGCGGATTCTCGTGGCCGCCGAGCGGGCGGACGCCGGCCGCGTGGAGCTGGCCGGCGAGCCGTGGAGCGAACTGCCCGAACGGCACCGCCGGTCACGGCGGCACCTGGTCCGGCTGGTCCCCCAGGACCCGCTGGGCTCCTTCGACCCGCGCTGGGACGGCGGAAGGATCCTCCGCACGGCGCTGCGCCTGTCCGGCAGCGCCCGCACGCCCACGGAGCTGCTGGAGCTCGTCCGGCTGCCCGCCTCCGCCCTGCACCGAAGTCCCCGCTCGCTCTCCGGCGGCCAGCGGCAGCGGCTGGCGATCGCCCGGGCCCTGGCCGCCGCGCCCGCCGTGCTCGTGCTGGATGAGCCGGTCTCCGCTCTGGACGTCACGGTGCAGGCCTCAATCCTGGAGACCCTGGCCGACCTGCAGGAGCGCACCGGCACGGCCCTGGTGCTGATTTCCCACGATCTCGCGGTCATCCGCCAGGTCTGTGACACGGTCGCCGTCATGCACCGCGGACTGATCGTGGAGCAGGGACCCGTGGAACAGGTCTGGGCCCACCCGAACGCCCCGTTCACCCGCGCACTGCTGGAGGCACGGCCACCCCTGCCGTGA
- a CDS encoding ABC transporter permease, which translates to MSGPQAAGQTAGRDGAVGGRLRYRMNHWMRHWAANLGLGGMVSAGVVLLVVLAALLPGLLAPGDPAAVAPAQAYQPPGPGAVFGTDASGRDVYTRVVHGAGQSLGVGAAATAIGLGLGLLLGFSAALGPRWLDGALSRVIEVLFALPSLVLALLLVSVLGAGVGPSVLAVGLATAPGYARILRARARSVVHSPYVTAARLEGVSAPVAFLRHVVPNTLWPLIAVGTLGIGQAIVWVSALSYLGLGALPPSPEWGAMLNAGRLHITSSWWLTVAPGLAITAAAAALTMLGRRLSAVAPA; encoded by the coding sequence GTGAGCGGGCCGCAGGCTGCCGGCCAGACGGCGGGCCGGGACGGCGCCGTCGGCGGGAGGCTGAGGTACCGGATGAATCACTGGATGAGGCACTGGGCCGCGAACCTGGGACTGGGCGGGATGGTGAGCGCCGGCGTCGTGCTCCTGGTGGTGCTGGCCGCGCTGCTCCCGGGGCTGCTCGCCCCCGGTGACCCCGCGGCGGTCGCTCCGGCGCAGGCCTATCAGCCGCCGGGGCCGGGCGCGGTCTTCGGCACGGACGCCTCCGGGCGGGACGTCTACACGCGTGTGGTGCATGGAGCGGGCCAGTCGCTGGGGGTCGGGGCAGCCGCCACGGCGATCGGGCTGGGCCTCGGGCTGCTGCTCGGTTTCAGCGCAGCCCTCGGTCCGCGCTGGCTCGACGGTGCGCTCAGCCGGGTCATCGAGGTGCTCTTCGCGCTGCCCAGCCTCGTGCTCGCCCTGCTGCTGGTCTCGGTGCTCGGCGCGGGCGTGGGGCCCTCGGTGCTCGCCGTGGGCCTGGCCACCGCCCCCGGCTACGCCCGCATCCTGCGCGCCCGCGCCCGGTCGGTGGTGCACAGTCCCTACGTCACCGCCGCCCGGCTGGAGGGGGTGTCCGCTCCGGTGGCGTTCCTGCGCCACGTGGTGCCCAACACCCTGTGGCCGCTGATCGCCGTGGGGACCCTGGGGATCGGGCAGGCGATCGTATGGGTCTCCGCCCTGAGCTACCTGGGCCTCGGCGCGCTGCCACCCTCCCCCGAGTGGGGGGCCATGCTCAACGCCGGCCGGCTGCACATCACCAGCTCCTGGTGGCTCACCGTGGCACCGGGGCTGGCGATCACGGCGGCCGCCGCCGCACTGACGATGCTCGGCCGGCGGCTCAGCGCGGTGGCGCCGGCATGA
- a CDS encoding ABC transporter permease, translated as MRAVLRWLLGRLAAAALVAWVVATVVFFALRAAGGDPSEAILGGPGSQASEESMARVRQEYSLDEPLLVQYLLQLARTVTFQLGDSYARRLPVSELIGDQLPGTLALAGLGLVLAWALALAVATLAVRARGPLARRAVGLLRGGEVVASVMPHFWLGAVLIAVFAGGLGWLPATSSDNSLRSLLLPAVTLAVPVAGFLGQVMRDGLEEAHAAPFATTARTRGASERRVLWVHSLRHAALPAIALSGWAFGSLLSGAVVVETLFGRPGLGRLLIDATHARDVPLVIGVVLVIALGYVVVMSVADLLERVVDPRLRGRVEAVRTAPAGEVVS; from the coding sequence ATGAGGGCCGTGCTGCGCTGGCTGCTCGGCCGCCTCGCCGCGGCGGCCCTGGTGGCCTGGGTGGTCGCCACCGTGGTGTTCTTCGCCCTGCGGGCCGCAGGCGGGGACCCCTCCGAGGCGATCCTCGGAGGCCCCGGCTCCCAGGCGAGTGAGGAGTCGATGGCCCGGGTGCGGCAGGAGTACTCCCTCGACGAGCCGCTCCTGGTGCAGTACCTGCTGCAGCTGGCCCGGACCGTCACATTCCAGCTCGGCGACTCCTACGCGCGGCGCCTGCCCGTCTCCGAGCTCATCGGGGACCAGCTGCCCGGGACCCTCGCCCTGGCCGGCCTCGGTCTCGTGCTCGCCTGGGCGCTCGCGCTGGCGGTCGCCACCCTGGCGGTGCGCGCCCGCGGCCCGTTGGCCCGCCGGGCGGTGGGCCTGCTGCGCGGCGGCGAGGTGGTCGCCTCCGTGATGCCGCACTTCTGGCTGGGCGCCGTGCTGATCGCGGTCTTCGCCGGCGGGCTGGGCTGGCTGCCGGCCACGAGCAGCGACAACTCCCTGCGTTCCCTCCTCCTGCCCGCCGTGACGCTGGCCGTCCCGGTGGCCGGATTCCTCGGGCAGGTGATGCGGGATGGTCTGGAGGAGGCGCACGCCGCGCCCTTCGCGACGACGGCCCGCACCCGGGGTGCCTCGGAGCGGCGGGTGCTGTGGGTCCACTCGCTGCGCCATGCCGCACTGCCGGCGATCGCGCTGTCCGGGTGGGCCTTCGGCTCGCTGCTCTCCGGGGCCGTCGTGGTGGAGACCCTCTTCGGCCGGCCGGGCCTGGGCCGCCTGCTGATCGACGCCACTCATGCCCGGGACGTGCCGCTCGTGATCGGCGTGGTGCTCGTCATCGCCCTGGGCTACGTGGTGGTCATGTCCGTGGCGGACCTGCTCGAGCGGGTGGTCGACCCCCGGCTGCGCGGCCGCGTCGAGGCCGTGCGGACGGCACCCGCGGGCGAGGTGGTCTCGTGA